A genomic region of Balaenoptera acutorostrata chromosome 4, mBalAcu1.1, whole genome shotgun sequence contains the following coding sequences:
- the LOC103000351 gene encoding developmental pluripotency-associated protein 4-like gives MPQCCDSVKPQKTMPILPLPSILPPVNLIHRDIVCAWCQQLKLSTEGLKLDGYKGLCEHAYPHQKNIPATAEEARILSPSRRKSKLDKAELLLECSDKQMSLEGAAPPEEGAPAPEGAPALQGIVSTSAPDREAVFASWSRMTARAMKMESVQSQETCGVWWSVVHGRGLPADTEGWVHLQFHTGQAWVPDKRRRVSALFLLPASNFPHLHNWRTICCALSVYTRIKY, from the coding sequence ATGCCACAATGTTGTGACAGTGTGAAACCTCAGAAGACAATGCCGATTCTTCCTTTACCTTCTATACTGCCACCTGTCAATCTGATTCACAGGGACATTGTGTGCGCTTGGTGCCAGCAGTTAAAACTAAGCACCGAAGGCCTGAAACTAGATGGATATAAAGGACTCTGTGAACATGCCTACCCTCATCAAAAAAACATTCCTGCCACAGCCGAGGAGGCCAGGATCCTATCTCCATCGAGAAGAAAATCAAAGTTGGACAAGGCGGAACTACTTCTGGAATGTTCTGATAAACAGATGTCTTTGGAAGGGGCTGCTCCTCCTGAGGAGGGAGCACCTGCCCCTGAAGGAGCTCCTGCTCTTCAGGGAATTGTATCAACTTCCGCCCCTGACCGGGAAGCTGTGTTTGCCTCTTGGAGCAGAATGACAGCCAGGGCCATGAAGATGGAGTCGGTGCAATCACAAGAGACCTGTGGGGTCTGGTGGAGCGTGGTTCATGGGAGAGGTCTCCCTGCTGACACAGAGGGCTGGGTTCATTTACAATTTCATACTGGACAGGCTTGGGTGCCTGATAAACGAAGGAGGGTGTCTGCACTCTTCTTGTTACCTGCCAGCAATTTTCCACACCTCCACAACTGGAGGACAATATGCTGTGCCCTGAGTGTGTACACAAGAATAAAGTATTAA